From the Euphorbia lathyris chromosome 6, ddEupLath1.1, whole genome shotgun sequence genome, one window contains:
- the LOC136233439 gene encoding probable helicase MAGATAMA 3, which translates to MPALEPATLIPPQCLKCIMVGDPKQLPATVLSNVASKFLYECSMFERIQKAGYPVTILIPSRMHLEICWFPSSHFYDGKLQNGEKMSNKTDFCHSMNNQELLHLLLKCIVPC; encoded by the exons ATGCCGGCCCTCGAACCTGCTACTTTGATTCCTCCTCAATGTTTGAAGTGTATCATG GTTGGTGATCCAAAACAACTTCCTGCAACAGTCCTCTCTAATGTGGCTAGTAAATTTCTTTATGAATGCAGCATGTTTGAGCGTATACAAAAGGCCGGTTATCCTGTTACCATTCTTATACCAAGCAG GATGCACCTGGAGATTTGTTGGTTTCCTTCCTCTCATTTTTATGATGGTAAGCTGCAGAATGGAGAGAAGATGTCAAATAAAACAG ATTTTTGTCATTCGATGAACAACCAAGAGTTGCTGCATCTATTGCTCAAGTGCATCGTGCCATGCTGA
- the LOC136233322 gene encoding uncharacterized protein — translation MRKRFVPNHFYVGLYKHMPSVMQDFNRVENYYNKQDFISRYEIIANSDKRTCVSEEITGEKTEKVVDESGRVKEESGRVKEESESTACNDEDDALEIEELTKKDETPPNKKIETRSQVENDVDKVEIQYVSASDQCYVSEILVAREDEVKIDEQLCGVEKTNFVDFVGVEKIRAYTNKLDTCLFSVLDCKLQVFIHEQHCDSRTNRLEERGNDENRIHE, via the exons ATGAGAAAACGATTTGTTCCTAACCATTTCTATGTGGGTTTGTACAAACACATGCCGAGTGTAATGCAAGATTTCAATCGAGTCGAGAACTACTACAACAAACAAGACTTCATATCTCGATATGAGATTATTGCTAATAGTGATAAACGTACATGTGTAAGTGAAGAAATAACGGGTGAAAAGACTGAAAAAGTTGTTGATGAGTCTGGCAGAGTGAAGGAAGAGTCTGGCAGAGTGAAGGAAGAGTCTGAGAGCACTGCATGCAatgatgaggatgatgctcTTGAAATTGAAGAACTAACAAAGAAAGATGAAACGCCGccgaataaaaaaattgaaacaagATCTCAAGTTGAAAATGATGTAGACAAGGTTGAGATTCAATATGTATCTGCATCTGACCAATGTTATGTTTCAGAGATACTGGTTGCAAGAGAAGATGAGGTGAAAATTGATGAACAACTGTGTGGAGTTGAAAAGACAAATTTTGTTGATTTCGTGGGTGTTGAAAAGATACGTGCTTATACTAACAAACTTGACACTTGTTTGTTTAGTGTTCTAGATTGTAAATTGCAGGTGTTCATCCACGAACAACATTGCGATTCGAGGACGAATCGTCTTGAAGAGAGGGGGAATGATGAGAATCGGATCCATG AATAA
- the LOC136232021 gene encoding serine carboxypeptidase-like 31: MDLKFDDQKTFFFTLLLLVSVSYGRQVDNNTKRSNIVLEHHHQVTNLPGQPPDVDFKHFAGYVPVNDNNGRALFYWFFEATSHPQLKPLVLWLNGGPGCSSVGYGATQEIGPFLVDNDAHGLKFNPYSWNIEANMLFLESPIGVGFSYSNTTTDYNALGDDFTANDAYAFLHKWFLEFPSYKMRPFYIAGESYAGKYVPELAELIHDKNHDPLFRIDLRGILMGNPETSDVEDWVGMVDYAWSHAVISDETHKIIGRSCDFKSENPWINEDCNQSVAELFRQYKEIDIYSLYTSTCIGDSASSTDKSPQFIFPSKSTMVPRIMGGYDPCLDDYARAFYNRPDVQKALHVSDGRLLKNWSICNQSIYDNWSDSKQSVLPIYEKLIAAGYRIWVYSGDTDGRVPVLSTRYSIAALGLTITQPWRPWYHQKQVSGWAQEYEGLMFATFRGAGHAVPIFKPSESLAFFSAFLREESLPSSR; the protein is encoded by the exons ATGGATTTGAAATTTGATGATCAGAAGACATTTTTCTTCACTTTGCTGCTTCTTGTTTCTGTGAGCTATGGAAGACAAGTAGATAATAATACAAAGAGATCAAACATAGTATTAGAGCATCATCATCAAGTAACTAATCTACCTGGTCAACCACCTGATGTTGATTTTAAGCACTTTGCCGGTTATGTTCCAGTCAATGACAACAATGGCAGAGCTCTCTTTTACTGGTTCTTTGAAGCCACTTCTCACCCTCAACTCAAGCCTCTCGTCCTTTGGCTTAACGGAG GTCCAGGATGCTCTTCTGTGGGATATGGTGCAACACAGGAAATTGGACCTTTCCTAGTGGACAATGATGCTCATGGCCTTAAATTTAATCCCTATTCTTGGAATATAG aGGCCAACATGTTATTCTTGGAATCTCCAATTGGGGTTGGATTTTCATACTCAAACACAACCACTGATTACAATGCCCTTGGTGATGATTTTACTG CCAATGATGCCTATGCTTTCCTGCATAAATGGTTTCTTGAATTTCCATCCTACAAAATGAGGCCTTTTTACATTGCTGGAGAGAGCTATGCAG GAAAATATGTACCGGAGCTTGCCGAACTTATACATGATAAGAACCATGATCCTTTGTTTCGTATTGATCTCAGAGGTATTCTG ATGGGTAATCCAGAAACTAGTGATGTGGAGGACTGGGTGGGAATGGTAGATTACGCATGGAGTCATGCTGTGATATCAGATGAAACACACAAAATCATAGGAAGAAGTTGTGACTTTAAAAGTGAGAATCCATGGATTAATGAAGATTGTAATCAATCTGTTGCTGAATTATTCAGACAGTACAAGGAAATTGATATTTACAGCCTCTACACCTCTACTTGTATCGGTGATTCGGCTAGTTCAACCGACAAATCTCCGCAATTCATCTTCCCAAGTAAATCTACAATG GTTCCGAGGATTATGGGTGGTTATGATCCGTGCCTGGATGACTATGCTAGAGCGTTTTATAACCGGCCTGACGTTCAGAAAGCCCTCCATGTCAGCGACGGCCGGCTGCTCAAGAACTGGAGCATCTGCAA TCAATCGATATATGATAATTGGTCAGATAGTAAGCAATCGGTTCTTCCTATTTACGAAAAGCTAATTGCCGCGGGATATAGAATTTGGGTCTACAG TGGAGATACGGATGGAAGAGTACCTGTACTTTCCACGAGATACAGTATAGCGGCTCTAGGGCTCACCATCACTCAACCGTGGAGACCCTGGTACCACCAAAAACAG GTGAGTGGTTGGGCTCAAGAATATGAGGGGCTAATGTTTGCAACATTTAGAGGAGCTGGTCATGCTGTGCCTATATTCAAGCCAAGCGAGTCGCTCGCATTCTTCTCCGCGTTTCTTCGTGAGGAATCTCTGCCTTCTTCGCGGTAA